A segment of the Asterias amurensis chromosome 11, ASM3211899v1 genome:
GCATTCAGTTCAAAATATTGGTGCATGTGTATAAATTCTTAAATGGACTTGCACCAGCATatctttcatcttgtttttcttttcacattcaaactagggctgggcttcgctcagcatcagacaaaacccgtcttgctgaaaataaaccGAGCAGCAAATCTCTTCAATCCGCTGCATCTAAATCATTTTCTTTAGccgctccaggactgtggaaccatcttcccatcacaatacgcacctcaatttcactgcctattttcaagaaagcacttaaaaaacatctttttccttagtgtctgtttattgctttattattcatttgttgtattacctgcattgctattgttcgtttaaagcgctgtggtctaaatgaaatggcgctatataaaaacccattgtattatctgcattgctattgttcgtttaaagcgagtgtggtctaaatgaaatggcgctatataaaaacccattgtaatgtattgtattgtatcatCTCATTTAAATTATAGGATGGTTTAGTACAATGTTTGGGCCTATTTTGTTAGGTCCAACATTGAACATTCCGAAGTTATGAATGTTTTAGTGAACGTCATATTCTACGTTATCAGTGTTGACCATTTCGAATTTCGTGGGTATAATAGGCCTactcaaatttttcaagagatATATGGTAAGCCACCATAGGAATAATGCGTATGCATATTATGTATTTATATGATATGGAGGGTACTACTTTGGTTTGGGTGTGTATAGACAACTTTACCCAAACTGCATAATAGTGCTGCATAGTTATTATTGTGTCCttactctaaaaactcccgggtcagaattgacccggatttgggtcccagggggccagacccatttctggtTCTGTCTGACCCGGAATCCTTGTCAATGTGTCCCAGAATCGGAGTCAAAATCTCCGCTTTTAACCAAATTTCTGGTCAcaatgacacggattccgggtcacattgacatggattccgggtcaaacagcACAGCAATTCTGACCCGGAAGTTTTTAGAGTGCACACAgcccaccatacctcaaaatggctgATGGGAAACGTTACGTGACACATCATGTTCAAATAAGCGTGaggtttgcaaaaaaaaagtcgGAATGTAAGATAAAACAAAGACGGCTGTACTGGTTTGATTTCCACTAATTAAAATAGACCAAAATGGGTCGAGTAATACAAATATTATTGAATTTATTTaacaagtaggcctatattattTCTGCATAATTTATTCAGACCACATCTTGAATATTCCAATTATAGCTCCTCgtcatttaaattttaaaaattttcacagacaagtattctcactcggtgtatcccaacataatatgcattaaattaacaaacctgtgaaaatttgggctcagttggtcatcaaggttgcaagggaataatgaaagaaaaaacacccttgtcacacaaatgtTTGTGAGTAAACAGATACCcgattctcagattcaaataatttaatCAGGAACTACtccattctcaaaaactacgttacttcagagggagtcgttgctcacaatgatttatattatcaaaaactctccgttgctcgttaccaagtaagatttttatGCTAAATGTTAATTAtatgattaccaaacgtgtccagtgccgttaatcAATCATAGACAACGTGGATGACTATAGCATGTAGATACGTAACCTTGTTCACCCCGACACGACTTTTCCTCGTTTGGACAAACGGGCAGTGAACGAATATTTTAGAAACGACGCTGCGAAGCGTCCATTAAGTTTCGATATTGGACTCTAATATTAAATTTGTGGAGCGTCGCGGCAGTTGAGCGGCAAGTGACGCGTGTTCCATCAATCGAAAAACAATTATCTGTGTGTGTTGCGgtataataactattttgagtaaacaaaaaactaaaatgCGGTACCATGAATTCCTCGGTCTTTTCCACTTatagtagtttcacattcgggcgtagatttacaacgGGGGTTTCAAAATTTTTTAGATCAACTTAACATCCTAGTCCCAGAGTTTTACCTGTGTCCATTAAtagtaatattttgttttagaatCGAAACAATAACTTGAAGCTGTAATAATTTTTGATGTTGTTCAGATTTGGCATAAAGaataatttaaagccattggaccctttcggttcagaaaaaaaaaaagttcacagatttacaaataacttacagggtttacagaaggcaatggtgaaagacttctcttgaaatattactccatgaaatgcttcactttttgagaaaacagcaaaacaatataaattctcgttaacgagaattacggatttattttaaacacatgtcatgacacggcgaaacgcgcggaaacaagggtgggtttctccgttgttttctcccgactccgatgaccgattgagcctaaattttcacaggtttgttattttatatataagttgtggtacacaaagtgtgggccttggacaacactgattaccgaaagggtccaatggctttaaagcataGATTTGATTTCATAAAAACTATGTTCTTCGTTTGtggtgttttctcgctccggtgagCGCGAGAATTACACAGTCTATTGAGATAccaatgggttttttttatttatagtttttagCATCCAGGAAATCGGTGGGTACAAAGAGCAAACAAACACATCGACACACCCCAAACTCAAAAAGAAAAACGGATCGAATATTTATAAATCAAACGAATGGCTGCCTTATAATTGAAGGCAGCAGTCCCTTGAAGTTAAGATTTATAGGACTTctaaaataaatgttgactgATATCATCGAAGAGTTTTTCTTCTGAAAGCCTTTAAAGTTTGTTCTGCGGGTAGACTGATCATCACTCGGAATAGCAAGATGGAGTCTACACCCAGAGTTGAAGAAACGTCTCCTTCGCATTCTTACATTCTCGCTCAACGTCTTCACCTTCGGGCAAACAGGGTCTAGAATACCTGCGTATAAAATAAACATGGTAGTAATCATACGACCGTCTTTGTTTTAGTAATAGGGCTGGTTGCGGGATTGAGTTATATATAGATTGCACaggatgacgtcattgaccaccatctatGATAAAATGTGGACTCGTGCAAGGCTACTATTGACTTAGAGTTGTGCACAGCGCGTACACAAATCAAACACAGAAACCATTTACTTTTAGAAGGGCTACCTCtggacccccccccaaaaaaaaaaaaaaaataaaataaataaataaataaataaataaaaaaaataaaaataaaaataaaaattaaataaataaaaattcaccAGCCATTATAATCCTGACCACTTTCCCAATGATACCCCTAAATAGTTATGGCAAAAGGTAACCTTtcagaaaacaataaatatttgatGTTCAGCTACGGGACCACGGCTTGGGACCATGATTGTGAGGATCTGAGTGCATCGAATCCTACCTGAAAACTTTCAACGAGTCGACACATCTACAGGCGTTGAGCATGCTGAGAAAGTCCAGCGAAGTCATCTTCACGTAGAGAATGCTCAAGAATCGAAGTCGCTGTGTCTTACGCAGTTTTTGCGTGAGAAGCTTGACCGTCTCTGGCGAGCACATCGATGTAGATGGGGGTATCCCTGATATCCTTAGGTCTACAAGATTAGGTAAGTCAGAAAGTATGGAGGCTGTGCAGCTTATCACGGTGTCTGGTACTGGAGAATGTACGAGGTTCACGTGAGTAAGTCCATGAGCAAGAGCTAGCTTGTCCTTAAGGAGAACCAGGCTTGATGCGTTGACATCATACAGGGAAACCCTAAGCTCTTTCCAGTTGCGTTTCTCGTCGAGGAGTTTACACAGAGAGTGCGTGGCTGCATCATTCATCTGTTTGCTTCTACGCAGATCCAATTTGGTGAGGCAGGGGTACGTCTTTACTTTTTCGAAGAGCTTCACAATCGCATCAGATGACATCTCTGCCTTGTCTAAGATGATGTTTTCAACATCAGCTAATGGTGGAAGCTTTTCAACAAAGTCTTCTCCAACTTGGTTTCCGGACACTTTCAAATACTTCAGCTTTGGTGTTGACTTCAGCGAAGATGCAAAGCTAGCGGTTTGGCATTTGGTCAGGCCATTCAAGCTAAGTGTCAGCTTTATTATTTCACTAAAAGAGCCTTCACTCATCATGTTAAACATTTCAGACCAATAGCAATCTTCTGAGCGCATTCCGTTCAGCACCAACTCCTGCAGGAAACACTTATTGAAGGCAGGAAGAAGGAAGCCCAAGTTGAAGTCATCAACCTGACGTCGTCTTACATCCTGCCAGATAGGAAGCACCGAGAAAAATGTCAAGTCTGGTCGATCTAGCAGATAACTTGGCATCTGTTCTCCACTTGATTGGAGCACCTCACGGATGTTTTGGGCCTTCTTAACGTTTTCTCTCTGAGAGTCGATGTTTTCAGACATGTACCTCTGTATGAGTTCCTCAGATCCATGATAACAGTTCAGGAACTCCCGGAATTCTGTGCTCGACTCTAACCTTACACAAATCAACTCGACACTTCTGACCGATAAGACATTCTCCACTTCACTTGAACAGCTGGCATCGCTTCTTGTTTCATTGGATGACTTCTGGAAACTATGGCAAAACAGGTAACCAAGAGCCTTAGCTACGTAGCTCGATATTTCCACCATACGTATATGGCACTTGTCACCAAAGAGAGAGTTGAAAAGGTGGTTAAACGCACCGTTACAACCAGCTTCAAAGTTAAGTTGAAGACAGAATTCAATCAAACGCTGTGTCTTCTGGCATTCTTTGAAGTGGAGCTTCCCTTTCAGATATTGCTTGATGTTCTTACCTTGCTCGAACTGGAATATATCCGTGACATGAGACATGATGGAGTGTGCAGCGTTCTTGCTAGCTGCACTCGCGAAAACCAAAATGTTGGCCAAGTCCAGAACTCGCTGATGGTTGTCAACTTTCTGTAAGTAGTCAGCAAACAATTGGCAACTGCTCTCATCACCATCACACAGATACGCCAGATGCTTTCCTgcaaatttttcttgaaaacttttcAGGAcgaatgaaatatttttgtctggcGAAAGCTTGCGCGATTCCGTAAGTTTGGCCGAGAGCGACTCCGTAAGTTCCTTGTAGCTCCGTGGGCGAAAGCTTGAAACCTCATCTCTGTAGAGGAAACCAACACGAAGTCCTTGCTCGATGATCTGTGTACCGTTGGAACTTGAGAAGTCACTTTCTGAGAAGATTATCTCTTCTTCGGGACCGCCGAGAAAGCCCTCAAGGGCAACCTTCCCGAGCTCAAGGAACAGTTCTTGTATTGTGATGTTCATCTGTTGACCTGGTTTGCTCTTATAATGCGCGAACACACTTTCTACCAATCGGTCGTATAACTTACTGATGGTGTTCAATTCTCCAAAATCCTTTCCATCAGTCCATTTTGTCAGTTGACAGAATGCAGTGAGCATAAGTGGTAGGGAGGCCAGCTCAGTCTTCAGATGATTTTCTTCAAGGTACATCAAGAGCTTATCTCCAAGAGGCTTTTGTGGTCCTCGGAATGTCTTATAAACATATTCGTCAATGTCCTTGGGTGAGAAACCTGTGATCTCTATGTGGCGATAGTTTTCGTACTCATTCTGGAAATCCCCAGCTCGTCCAGGCCGGCTGGTTACCACCACACGGCAAGAAGTGAAACATTCATTCCTCAGCATTTTCACAATATTGCCACAATTCTCATGCTTGAGTCCCTTCCCTCTGAATTCATCGTAGCCATCCAGGAGGATCACCACATCATCGGGGTTGTCTGCGCAAAACCTCTCAATGGCACTAGCAGTGAATCGGGTTTCAGACGGTAGTATGTGGTCTAAGACAGCTTGTCCTAAGTTACTGTGCTGATCAAGTTTCCGCATTGGAAGCACAATGACGACTGGCGTATCGGCTAGAAGTGAGCCTTGCTTCCCCATGCACCAATCAAAAGCATACTTGGTCAATAGGGTTGTTTTCCCGCTGCCCGTACGGCCAAGGAGAAGAATTCGATTAGGTGACACGTTGATAAGACCCAGTTTTTCGTCACGCAATGTGTCAAAGATGGAATTGTATGACTCCAAGGGAATTTTGAGCGGGAGAAATGCGGTGGCAAACTCAATGAGGAGCACAACGTTGGTGAAGACTTGATCTACGTTGACACAGCCTGTTGAAACCCATGGAATCAAAGGGAGCTTGCTCATCTTGTTCTTTACAAATATCTTCATCTTCTCGATGAACTGATCTCTGTTTAGTTGCTCACTCAAGCCTAGAAAATCAAAGTCAAATACATTACAATTATAGATCGTATTGAAAAAcgttcgttgaaaaaaaaaatcgtcgattacaaaACCCACACTTATTAAATGATCATGACATGAGTAGACTACTTGAATTTCCCAAAACAtagagtttaaaaaaacatgtcctGTTAAAAATGGGGGTTGTTGGTTAAAGGGGCTATGCCGTCTTGAACAAAGCAGGCCTGTGGCTGTTTAAGAAATTCTGAACTCTCACCCCTGCAGGCGCACGCCCTCCTTCCCTAACACACGCAAATCCACGGAGAGCGCCCGCGAGCGAGCTGTAT
Coding sequences within it:
- the LOC139943790 gene encoding uncharacterized protein, which codes for MYPTLFIRPRNCTRMARHGHHHRHHAAHHHAARHHHGAHHHHAAHHHHATHHHHATHHHNAAQGGGLPSVGIQFSRAGRLSIFLSMCMGMFGGGFIFIGGILMVTGDTLKGSIILSLGLLMAIFCVIFCIRGRKQQTNMAIVTQPTTGTTTLGYNPSETQPAIVHPPAVGATGVYGPGAVNSYQGPPVHQGQPQAYQAQPQEYPQVPPVQFPQVPPAQYPQVPPAQYPQFPPAQYPQVPPVQYLQAGAPYPTQAPYPPQPESQEAPPPSYEDAVKQQRLACLHQDSRSFFIGRTTEINDCRDFLLNCGPLVKKAAWTVIGLFVINGDRIMMATGTGQTAGLWKLAGELGSSWKAIARNLGVTEAQIENLLEDVPRDSHKRCYKMLLKWQNKTHQDERKEQLRQAFEAEGRTDFIQLGRQSNWFEGLSEQLNRDQFIEKMKIFVKNKMSKLPLIPWVSTGCVNVDQVFTNVVLLIEFATAFLPLKIPLESYNSIFDTLRDEKLGLINVSPNRILLLGRTGSGKTTLLTKYAFDWCMGKQGSLLADTPVVIVLPMRKLDQHSNLGQAVLDHILPSETRFTASAIERFCADNPDDVVILLDGYDEFRGKGLKHENCGNIVKMLRNECFTSCRVVVTSRPGRAGDFQNEYENYRHIEITGFSPKDIDEYVYKTFRGPQKPLGDKLLMYLEENHLKTELASLPLMLTAFCQLTKWTDGKDFGELNTISKLYDRLVESVFAHYKSKPGQQMNITIQELFLELGKVALEGFLGGPEEEIIFSESDFSSSNGTQIIEQGLRVGFLYRDEVSSFRPRSYKELTESLSAKLTESRKLSPDKNISFVLKSFQEKFAGKHLAYLCDGDESSCQLFADYLQKVDNHQRVLDLANILVFASAASKNAAHSIMSHVTDIFQFEQGKNIKQYLKGKLHFKECQKTQRLIEFCLQLNFEAGCNGAFNHLFNSLFGDKCHIRMVEISSYVAKALGYLFCHSFQKSSNETRSDASCSSEVENVLSVRSVELICVRLESSTEFREFLNCYHGSEELIQRYMSENIDSQRENVKKAQNIREVLQSSGEQMPSYLLDRPDLTFFSVLPIWQDVRRRQVDDFNLGFLLPAFNKCFLQELVLNGMRSEDCYWSEMFNMMSEGSFSEIIKLTLSLNGLTKCQTASFASSLKSTPKLKYLKVSGNQVGEDFVEKLPPLADVENIILDKAEMSSDAIVKLFEKVKTYPCLTKLDLRRSKQMNDAATHSLCKLLDEKRNWKELRVSLYDVNASSLVLLKDKLALAHGLTHVNLVHSPVPDTVISCTASILSDLPNLVDLRISGIPPSTSMCSPETVKLLTQKLRKTQRLRFLSILYVKMTSLDFLSMLNACRCVDSLKVFRYSRPCLPEGEDVERECKNAKETFLQLWV